In Candidatus Defluviilinea proxima, a single genomic region encodes these proteins:
- a CDS encoding aldo/keto reductase — protein sequence MQYRELGRTGWKVSAISFGAWAIGGTWGNVKDDESYAVLNRALDLGVNFFDTADVYGDGHSEQLLGKLRKERSEKFYIATKAGRRANPHVAGSYNKKNLTSYVERSLKNLAVDALDLLQLHCPPTEVFYMPETFDALDELVKEGKLLNYGVSVEKVEEALKAIEYPNVKTVQIIFNIFRQRPLDLFFREAQKRKIGILARLPLSSGMLTGKMSKQSAFESDDHRQGNRNGEWFDRGETFSGLNYETGLQAVEELRSIVPAEMSMTQMALRWILMSPAVTCAIPGAKRPAQVEENVGAADQPQLSDEAMGKIRDIYDRLVSPQVHHRW from the coding sequence ATGCAATATCGTGAACTTGGACGTACTGGCTGGAAAGTATCAGCCATTAGTTTTGGCGCGTGGGCCATCGGTGGGACGTGGGGCAATGTTAAGGATGATGAATCCTATGCGGTATTGAACCGCGCACTTGACCTCGGTGTGAACTTTTTTGACACGGCCGATGTCTATGGCGATGGGCACAGCGAACAACTACTGGGAAAGCTCCGCAAGGAACGAAGCGAGAAGTTCTACATCGCCACAAAAGCCGGACGGCGGGCGAATCCGCATGTGGCAGGTTCTTACAATAAAAAGAATCTGACATCATATGTGGAACGAAGTTTGAAAAACCTCGCAGTGGATGCGCTTGATCTTCTACAATTACATTGTCCACCAACAGAAGTATTCTACATGCCCGAAACGTTCGATGCGTTGGACGAGCTTGTAAAAGAAGGCAAGTTGCTCAACTATGGTGTGAGCGTTGAAAAAGTGGAGGAGGCTTTGAAAGCCATCGAATATCCAAATGTAAAAACGGTGCAGATCATCTTCAACATCTTCCGTCAGCGTCCTTTGGATCTGTTCTTCCGCGAAGCACAAAAACGCAAGATCGGTATTCTGGCGCGCTTGCCACTTTCTTCTGGCATGTTGACCGGGAAGATGAGCAAACAATCCGCTTTTGAATCAGACGATCATCGTCAGGGTAATAGGAATGGTGAATGGTTTGACCGTGGCGAGACATTCTCTGGGTTAAATTACGAAACAGGCCTACAGGCTGTAGAGGAACTTCGCTCCATCGTCCCTGCGGAGATGTCTATGACTCAAATGGCTTTACGCTGGATATTGATGTCACCAGCGGTGACGTGCGCCATCCCCGGTGCGAAGCGCCCGGCTCAGGTGGAGGAAAATGTCGGTGCGGCGGACCAGCCTCAATTGTCGGATGAAGCGATGGGAAAGATCCGTGATATTTATGACCGGCTCGTGAGTCCACAAGTGCATCATCGGTGGTAG
- the moaA gene encoding GTP 3',8-cyclase MoaA yields MHFPPPDGLPRKDPTMTLTDTLNRPLRDLRISVTDRCNFRCVYCMPKEIFGSDYPYLPQNEVLTFEEIARLARIFTAHGVKKIRLTGGEPLVRKDLHLLIGMLAKIPNLDLTLTTNGSLLTRNAQALKDAGLKRVTVSLDSLDNDVFKAMNDVDFPVEKVLKGMETAQKVGLEPIKVNMVVKRGVNESSILPMARFFREKGYILRFIEYMDVGHSNGWRTNDVVSAKEIVKIISDELPLEPIDPNYPGEVAERWRYKDGKGEVGVIASVTQPFCRDCNRARLSAEGKLYTCLFAVKGHDLKSLIRDGASDDELSQEIARIWGKRADRYSEIRSENTVDLPKVEMSHIGG; encoded by the coding sequence ATGCATTTTCCACCCCCGGACGGCTTACCCAGAAAAGACCCAACCATGACCCTAACAGACACTCTCAATCGTCCTTTGCGCGACCTACGGATCTCCGTCACCGACCGCTGTAACTTCCGCTGTGTGTATTGCATGCCCAAGGAGATCTTCGGTTCTGATTATCCCTACCTGCCACAGAACGAAGTATTGACCTTTGAGGAGATCGCCCGTCTGGCTCGCATTTTCACAGCGCATGGTGTGAAAAAGATTCGGTTGACCGGTGGCGAACCACTTGTCCGCAAGGACCTGCATCTGCTGATCGGCATGCTTGCCAAGATCCCCAACCTCGATTTGACTCTCACCACCAATGGTTCCCTCCTTACCCGCAATGCACAAGCATTAAAAGATGCCGGGCTCAAGCGCGTCACCGTCAGCCTGGACTCACTAGATAACGATGTGTTCAAAGCCATGAACGATGTAGACTTCCCTGTAGAAAAAGTTTTGAAGGGAATGGAAACAGCCCAAAAGGTCGGGTTAGAGCCAATCAAGGTCAACATGGTAGTCAAGCGTGGAGTCAATGAATCCAGCATTTTGCCAATGGCACGTTTCTTCCGCGAAAAGGGATACATCCTGCGCTTCATCGAATATATGGACGTGGGTCACAGCAATGGCTGGCGCACAAATGATGTGGTTTCCGCGAAAGAGATTGTTAAGATCATCAGTGATGAATTGCCGCTTGAGCCCATTGACCCGAACTACCCCGGCGAAGTGGCAGAACGTTGGCGCTACAAAGACGGTAAAGGCGAGGTCGGTGTGATCGCTTCGGTGACACAACCGTTCTGTCGTGATTGCAACCGCGCAAGATTATCTGCGGAGGGAAAGCTTTACACATGTCTGTTCGCGGTCAAGGGACATGATCTCAAAAGCCTGATACGGGATGGCGCATCGGATGACGAACTTTCGCAAGAGATCGCACGCATTTGGGGAAAACGCGCAGACCGTTATTCCGAGATCCGCTCTGAAAATACAGTTGACCTGCCAAAAGTGGAAATGTCACATATCGGGGGATAA
- a CDS encoding PIN domain-containing protein gives MNKNSTSFRIVEFIVRFIGLFIFGPLGFSLGATIAKFFEPSDTAETFLYQIVFALLGGLSGFILIPYFTTRPARAIRRSLGHLSAETLFAGLIGLIIGLLTAALLAFPLSLLPTPFGQILPFVGVAGFSYLGISLFVMRQGDLLGLVSALSGRGGDGGTSSSWTNLNRTILLDTSVIIDGRVADIAKTGFLPGTLLIPRFVLNELQYIADSPDGLRRQRGRRGMEVLAELQKIPSILVRISDINAEGVREVDDKLVVLARQLKCPILTNDFNLNKIAELQGVTILNINELANAVKSVVLPAERMNLNIFQEGKEHDQGVGYMDDGTMVVVENGHNYIGEYKDVVVTKVLQTAAGRMIFARVDEENGKKKK, from the coding sequence ATGAATAAGAACAGCACTTCTTTTCGCATTGTCGAATTTATTGTCCGTTTCATTGGCTTGTTCATTTTTGGTCCGTTGGGGTTTTCGCTTGGGGCGACCATCGCAAAATTTTTTGAACCTTCTGATACAGCTGAAACTTTCCTCTATCAAATCGTTTTTGCTTTGCTGGGTGGTTTATCAGGGTTTATTCTGATCCCATATTTCACCACTCGGCCAGCACGTGCCATTCGCAGATCGCTCGGACATCTTTCCGCAGAGACGTTGTTCGCCGGGTTGATCGGTTTGATCATCGGCTTGTTGACCGCCGCCTTGCTGGCATTTCCTTTATCTCTGCTTCCCACTCCGTTCGGACAGATCTTGCCATTCGTGGGCGTTGCAGGGTTTTCGTATTTGGGTATCTCGCTATTCGTGATGCGGCAGGGTGACTTGTTAGGACTGGTTAGCGCCCTAAGCGGACGCGGCGGTGATGGTGGTACTTCCTCTTCATGGACAAACCTCAACCGCACCATCTTACTGGATACCAGCGTGATCATTGACGGCCGCGTGGCCGACATCGCCAAAACGGGATTTTTGCCCGGCACGCTTCTCATTCCGCGCTTTGTATTGAACGAACTCCAATATATCGCAGACTCCCCTGATGGCTTGCGCCGCCAACGCGGCCGCCGTGGCATGGAAGTGTTGGCCGAACTACAGAAGATCCCCAGCATCCTCGTGCGCATCAGCGACATCAACGCCGAGGGCGTGCGCGAAGTGGACGATAAACTTGTTGTTCTCGCGCGTCAGTTGAAATGCCCGATCCTTACGAACGATTTCAATTTGAACAAGATCGCTGAGTTGCAGGGTGTGACCATCCTCAATATCAACGAACTTGCGAACGCGGTCAAGTCGGTTGTGTTGCCTGCTGAGCGCATGAACTTGAACATCTTCCAGGAAGGTAAGGAACATGATCAGGGCGTGGGCTACATGGACGACGGCACGATGGTCGTAGTGGAAAATGGACACAATTACATCGGTGAATACAAAGATGTGGTTGTCACCAAGGTCTTGCAAACTGCGGCTGGCCGCATGATCTTCGCCCGCGTGGATGAAGAGAATGGGAAGAAGAAAAAGTAA
- a CDS encoding cysteine--tRNA ligase produces the protein MIRLYNTLTRKKEDFETIEPNLVKLYVCGVTVYNDAHVGHAMSALVFDVMRRYLQYRGYQVKHVMNYTDVDDKIINRANQLGEDPLKLSQRYIEDYANDLKSLNVLPATSNPQVSKTMPLIIEFIQGLIQKEAAYAAPNGDVYFSVTSDDDYGKLSGRRLDDMQAGARIEVGEAKAHPMDFALWKAAKPGEISWDSPWGKGRPGWHIECSAMNLAELGEQIDIHGGGNDLIFPHHENEIAQTESYTGKQFARYWIHNGMLQLGGEKMSKSLGNIVSIKDFLSKRDADVMRMLVLAGSYRAPLIFNDETQDAAEKNLERLKAALRPASTSASGLSAEAVSALTSQAASTKQSFTDAMDDDFNTPLALASLYELVKAINTARDNGANDEQLKPAQSTLRELADVFGLRLAEKQGSSDAEAQVIALIAERTEARKQKQWARSDELRDQLKEMGVTIEDSKDGTKWRWS, from the coding sequence ATGATCCGTTTATACAATACTCTCACCCGCAAAAAAGAAGACTTTGAAACCATCGAGCCAAACCTCGTAAAACTTTACGTCTGTGGCGTCACGGTATATAACGACGCGCATGTTGGGCACGCCATGTCTGCGCTTGTGTTCGATGTGATGCGGCGCTATCTTCAATATCGCGGTTATCAAGTCAAGCACGTCATGAACTATACTGACGTGGACGACAAGATCATCAATCGCGCCAATCAACTTGGCGAAGACCCACTCAAACTGTCACAGCGCTATATCGAAGATTATGCAAATGATCTCAAAAGCCTGAACGTTCTGCCTGCTACTTCCAATCCGCAGGTGAGCAAGACCATGCCGCTCATCATCGAGTTCATTCAGGGACTCATCCAAAAGGAAGCTGCGTATGCCGCGCCGAACGGCGATGTTTATTTCAGCGTGACCAGTGACGATGACTACGGCAAACTCTCTGGCCGCAGACTCGACGATATGCAGGCAGGCGCACGTATCGAAGTGGGAGAAGCCAAAGCCCACCCGATGGATTTTGCCCTCTGGAAAGCCGCGAAACCCGGCGAGATCTCATGGGATAGCCCGTGGGGCAAAGGTCGCCCCGGCTGGCACATTGAGTGCTCGGCCATGAACCTCGCTGAACTCGGTGAACAAATTGATATTCACGGCGGCGGCAACGATCTCATCTTCCCACATCACGAAAACGAGATCGCGCAAACTGAATCCTACACGGGCAAACAATTTGCCCGCTACTGGATCCACAACGGCATGTTGCAACTTGGTGGCGAGAAGATGTCCAAGTCTCTCGGCAATATCGTCAGCATCAAAGACTTCCTTTCGAAACGCGATGCCGATGTTATGCGGATGCTCGTTCTGGCTGGATCGTACCGTGCGCCATTGATCTTCAACGATGAGACTCAAGACGCCGCAGAAAAAAATCTCGAGCGCCTCAAAGCCGCCCTTCGACCTGCCTCCACCTCCGCAAGCGGACTCTCCGCTGAGGCCGTCTCTGCACTCACATCCCAAGCCGCGTCCACCAAGCAATCCTTCACCGACGCCATGGACGACGATTTCAATACTCCACTGGCCCTCGCTTCCTTGTATGAACTTGTCAAAGCCATCAACACTGCGCGTGATAACGGTGCGAACGATGAGCAGCTCAAACCTGCTCAATCCACCTTGCGTGAATTAGCGGATGTGTTCGGCCTTCGTCTCGCTGAAAAGCAAGGCTCCAGCGATGCCGAAGCACAAGTTATTGCATTGATCGCCGAACGGACCGAAGCCCGCAAACAAAAACAATGGGCACGCTCGGATGAGTTGCGAGATCAACTCAAAGAAATGGGCGTGACCATCGAAGATAGCAAAGATGGCACGAAGTGGAGATGGTCGTAA
- a CDS encoding DNRLRE domain-containing protein, whose translation MGTTPAQALPTSLTFIAEADSQVKESSPTTNYGNFSSLQADGASDPDVEGFIRFTVTGISGTIQSATLRVYDTTNGSANGPVVYGTGTSWTETGITWNNRPPRITGALDNKGNISVGTWVEYNVTSLVTGDGTFSFVLAADSNDAATFSSRQGSQPPQLVVTTDNISTPTLDNTPTQTPVPSVTLTNTQTSSSVLTFIAEADSQVNESNPSTNYGKSTYLQVDGASDPDVEVFIRFTVTGVSGGVQSATLRVYDTTNGSTNGPAVYGTGTSWTETGITWNSRPPRITGALDNKGNISVGTWVEYNVTSLVIGDGTFSFVLVADSNDAATFSSRQGSQPPQLVVTADNISTPTPTLTIATDTPTPSPIPSDSVVLVGAGDISTCSNNNDELTARLLDNIPGTVFTAGDNAYVNGTYTEYVNCYDPTWGRHKSRTKPVPGNHEYNTAGAAGYFQYFDNIDSYYAYDLGTWRIYALNSEIDVSASSPQVTWLQADLAAHPSPCVLAYWHRPRWSSGLSHGSDPEMQTLWQVLYEAGAELVISGHEHHYERFAQMDTDGLVVSQGLREFVAGMGGGAGHYPFGSILPASEVRDNSAYGVLKLTLNVGSYDWQFVPVAGATFTDSGNSICH comes from the coding sequence ATGGGCACTACACCAGCGCAAGCCTTACCCACTTCTCTCACTTTCATCGCTGAAGCTGATTCGCAAGTAAAGGAGTCTAGCCCCACCACGAACTACGGGAACTTTTCCTCTTTGCAGGCGGACGGTGCGAGCGACCCGGACGTGGAAGGTTTCATTCGTTTCACAGTCACCGGAATATCTGGCACAATCCAAAGCGCTACATTGCGCGTTTACGATACAACCAATGGTTCTGCCAATGGACCAGTTGTATATGGAACCGGCACTTCGTGGACAGAGACTGGTATTACCTGGAATAACCGTCCGCCCCGTATCACTGGTGCACTCGATAACAAGGGCAATATCAGTGTAGGCACCTGGGTGGAATACAATGTCACTTCGTTGGTGACCGGGGACGGAACATTCAGTTTTGTACTCGCCGCGGACAGCAACGATGCGGCCACGTTCTCTTCTCGTCAGGGAAGTCAGCCACCTCAATTGGTGGTCACGACTGATAACATTTCAACCCCAACACTCGACAATACTCCAACGCAGACACCTGTCCCATCTGTAACACTTACCAATACGCAAACATCAAGCTCTGTCCTCACTTTCATTGCTGAAGCTGATTCGCAAGTAAACGAATCCAACCCATCCACTAATTATGGTAAAAGCACCTATCTACAAGTAGACGGTGCAAGCGACCCGGACGTGGAAGTTTTCATTCGTTTCACAGTCACCGGAGTGTCTGGCGGAGTCCAAAGCGCTACATTGCGCGTTTACGATACAACCAATGGTTCTACCAATGGACCAGCTGTATATGGGACCGGCACTTCGTGGACGGAGACCGGCATTACTTGGAATAGCCGTCCGCCTCGTATCACAGGCGCACTCGATAACAAGGGCAATATCAGTGTAGGCACCTGGGTGGAATACAATGTCACTTCGTTGGTGATCGGGGATGGAACATTCAGCTTTGTGCTCGTGGCCGATAGCAACGATGCCGCCACTTTTTCTTCCCGCCAAGGCAGTCAGCCGCCTCAATTGGTGGTCACGGCTGATAACATTTCAACCCCGACACCGACTTTGACCATTGCCACAGATACTCCTACTCCAAGCCCCATCCCATCCGATAGCGTTGTTCTGGTTGGCGCTGGTGACATTTCAACATGCAGTAATAATAACGATGAGCTCACTGCACGGTTATTGGATAACATCCCCGGCACGGTGTTCACCGCTGGGGACAATGCCTATGTTAACGGTACGTATACTGAATATGTCAATTGCTACGATCCAACCTGGGGACGACACAAGTCCCGCACGAAACCGGTACCTGGGAATCATGAGTACAATACAGCAGGCGCGGCAGGCTATTTCCAATACTTCGACAATATTGATTCCTACTATGCCTATGACTTGGGTACCTGGCGTATTTATGCCTTGAATTCCGAGATCGACGTGTCAGCTTCAAGCCCTCAGGTGACCTGGTTGCAGGCTGATCTCGCCGCGCACCCCAGTCCCTGTGTATTGGCGTATTGGCATAGACCGCGCTGGTCATCAGGTCTCTCGCATGGCAGTGATCCTGAAATGCAGACATTGTGGCAGGTACTCTATGAAGCTGGAGCAGAGTTGGTGATTTCCGGCCATGAGCACCATTATGAAAGGTTTGCACAGATGGATACAGATGGCCTGGTGGTTTCACAGGGATTACGTGAATTCGTAGCTGGCATGGGAGGTGGTGCAGGCCACTATCCATTCGGTTCCATCTTGCCGGCCAGCGAGGTTCGTGATAACTCAGCCTACGGCGTGTTGAAATTGACCTTGAATGTCGGCAGCTATGATTGGCAATTTGTGCCCGTTGCCGGAGCAACATTTACTGATAGTGGTAACAGCATCTGCCACTAA
- a CDS encoding ABC transporter ATP-binding protein, which produces MLDIQSLSVSYGSRKILHEVSLHVKSGEVLALIGPNGAGKSTLIRAASGVIPYTGHVRTNGDDFASLSTLQRARYVATVPQAVAMPPAFTVWETVLMGRTPYLGFLGQPSQKDEELARYSLGRVSALSFADRRVGELSGGEQQRILLARALCQSTPILLLDEPTAHLDLQYQVGLLELVSELAHKDNLAVLVALHDLNLAAHYADRIALMVAGEIKAQGKPEQVLLPDLIRDAYCLPVQVVKHPFLDIPLVLPDTK; this is translated from the coding sequence ATGCTGGATATTCAATCTCTTTCCGTTTCGTATGGCTCTCGCAAGATCTTGCATGAGGTCTCTCTCCATGTGAAAAGCGGAGAAGTCCTCGCATTGATCGGCCCGAACGGCGCAGGCAAATCGACTCTCATCCGCGCCGCAAGCGGAGTCATTCCTTATACAGGACACGTCCGCACGAATGGCGATGACTTCGCTTCGCTTTCGACGCTTCAACGCGCCCGATATGTTGCTACTGTTCCCCAAGCCGTAGCCATGCCCCCGGCCTTTACCGTGTGGGAAACCGTCTTGATGGGACGCACGCCCTATCTGGGCTTTCTCGGTCAGCCTTCACAAAAGGATGAAGAACTCGCGCGGTATTCTTTGGGACGTGTGAGTGCACTATCATTCGCAGATAGACGCGTGGGCGAACTCTCTGGCGGAGAACAACAACGCATATTACTCGCTCGTGCCTTGTGCCAGTCCACGCCGATCCTGTTACTCGATGAACCCACCGCGCATTTGGATCTGCAATATCAAGTTGGTTTATTGGAATTGGTATCTGAACTTGCCCACAAAGATAATCTCGCGGTGCTCGTTGCACTTCATGATCTGAATCTCGCCGCCCATTATGCGGACCGTATCGCCCTCATGGTTGCAGGGGAGATAAAAGCCCAAGGAAAACCGGAGCAGGTACTTCTTCCGGATTTGATCCGCGATGCATATTGCCTGCCGGTGCAAGTGGTCAAGCATCCCTTCCTGGATATTCCGCTGGTATTACCCGATACAAAGTAA
- the metF gene encoding methylenetetrahydrofolate reductase [NAD(P)H]: MHISKILGQPGVHFSFEFFPPKTEEGSHTLFQTISDLSPIRPSFVSVTYGAGGSAKDLTHDLVIRLQKETPLNTVMHLTTVGGSRDEIKGQLERYVEAGGENILALRGDPPKGSTDFKPSPNGFAYASEVVAFVKKYFPQLGIGVAGFPEGHPGTPNRLKEMDYLKEKVDAGADYICTQLFFENRDFYDFCERCEIAGIKVPILAGLMPISSLQGMKRMAELSLGSRIPAKLLRAVLRAENDETVEKIGIHWATEQAFDLYDQNVAGIHFYTLNRSKATLKIYETLGMSLGEKWTIQ; the protein is encoded by the coding sequence ATGCACATCTCAAAAATACTCGGCCAACCAGGCGTTCACTTTAGTTTTGAATTTTTCCCACCCAAAACAGAGGAAGGTTCGCACACATTATTTCAAACCATCAGCGATCTATCTCCCATCCGCCCATCGTTTGTCAGCGTGACGTATGGCGCCGGTGGTTCTGCTAAAGATCTGACTCACGATCTGGTGATCCGTTTACAGAAAGAGACTCCACTGAACACCGTCATGCACCTCACGACAGTTGGCGGCAGTCGCGATGAGATCAAGGGACAACTCGAACGATATGTGGAAGCGGGCGGAGAAAATATTCTGGCCTTGCGTGGTGATCCACCCAAGGGAAGCACTGACTTCAAACCGTCACCAAATGGCTTTGCATATGCATCTGAAGTGGTGGCCTTTGTAAAAAAATATTTTCCACAATTGGGTATCGGTGTCGCAGGTTTTCCAGAAGGACATCCCGGTACGCCCAATCGTTTGAAAGAAATGGATTACCTCAAAGAAAAAGTGGATGCAGGCGCAGACTACATCTGCACGCAACTCTTTTTCGAGAACCGCGATTTTTATGATTTCTGTGAACGTTGTGAAATTGCCGGGATCAAAGTTCCCATTCTGGCAGGTTTGATGCCGATTTCTTCACTGCAAGGAATGAAGCGCATGGCCGAGTTATCGCTGGGGTCTCGCATTCCCGCCAAGTTATTACGCGCGGTCTTGCGCGCAGAAAACGATGAGACCGTTGAAAAGATCGGCATTCATTGGGCCACCGAGCAAGCCTTTGACCTTTACGATCAAAACGTGGCGGGCATTCACTTCTACACACTGAATCGTTCCAAAGCTACTTTAAAAATTTACGAAACGCTGGGCATGAGCCTCGGCGAAAAGTGGACAATTCAATAA
- the cobU gene encoding bifunctional adenosylcobinamide kinase/adenosylcobinamide-phosphate guanylyltransferase, giving the protein MAAITLILGGARSGKSSYALQLAEETGKSVTFLATAQAFDEEMSARIQKHKAERPAHWGTLEIPSGIASHVEGIHSEIVILDCITLLMNNLIMQFVKDDRVEEEPFLQAVHTEIDNLLSATRKTNQHWLIVSNEVGLGLVPPYQMGRVYRDGIGWANQRLAKEADEVLFMVAGIPMKVKSKS; this is encoded by the coding sequence ATGGCGGCGATCACTCTCATCCTTGGCGGTGCGCGCAGTGGGAAATCATCGTATGCGTTGCAACTGGCAGAAGAGACTGGCAAGTCTGTTACGTTTCTTGCCACGGCGCAGGCGTTCGACGAGGAAATGTCCGCGCGGATTCAAAAGCATAAGGCAGAACGCCCTGCACATTGGGGAACGTTGGAGATTCCATCAGGTATCGCTTCACATGTTGAGGGGATACATTCGGAGATCGTTATCCTGGATTGCATCACGTTGCTCATGAACAATCTGATCATGCAATTCGTGAAAGATGATCGCGTGGAAGAAGAGCCGTTCCTACAAGCTGTTCATACCGAGATCGACAATTTGCTTTCTGCTACTCGTAAAACGAATCAACACTGGCTCATCGTCTCGAATGAGGTCGGGCTGGGACTTGTCCCGCCGTATCAGATGGGGCGTGTATACCGTGATGGGATTGGCTGGGCAAATCAAAGGTTGGCAAAAGAAGCGGATGAAGTCCTGTTCATGGTGGCAGGTATTCCGATGAAGGTCAAATCAAAAAGTTAA
- a CDS encoding sugar phosphate isomerase/epimerase — MTYPFRLGTTSYIIPDDILPNARYLAGKVRDIELILFEVDDGPNNLPSNETIAELKQVAHDYDMTFTVHLPLDLKLGEDGDERDVSLVKAKRVIDCVRDLNPWAYVLHLDGKSVRTSTDANAIKRWQDHSVRALGIVSEWAGGADKLAVENLETYPLGFIQPVLDRIPVSRCVDIGHLWLDEHDPIPYLRAALPRTRVIHIHGLAERDHKSLANMPEEKVRAVWDELIRANYEGVLTLEIFSEEDFLSSMEMLERFS, encoded by the coding sequence ATGACATATCCTTTTCGGCTTGGCACAACCTCTTATATTATTCCCGATGACATCCTTCCCAATGCGCGTTATTTGGCTGGCAAGGTTCGGGATATTGAATTGATCCTTTTTGAAGTAGACGATGGTCCGAACAATCTTCCATCTAACGAAACCATCGCCGAACTCAAACAGGTTGCGCACGACTATGACATGACCTTCACTGTCCATTTGCCGCTCGATTTGAAGTTGGGCGAGGATGGAGATGAGCGCGATGTGTCACTGGTGAAAGCCAAACGCGTGATTGATTGCGTGCGTGATTTGAATCCGTGGGCGTATGTTTTGCATCTGGATGGAAAGTCCGTGCGCACTTCCACAGATGCAAATGCGATCAAACGCTGGCAGGATCATTCCGTCCGTGCGTTGGGGATCGTTTCAGAGTGGGCCGGTGGCGCAGATAAACTGGCGGTTGAAAATTTAGAAACCTATCCGCTTGGTTTTATTCAGCCCGTATTGGATCGTATCCCCGTCAGCCGCTGTGTGGATATCGGTCATTTATGGCTGGATGAACACGACCCGATTCCCTATTTGCGAGCCGCATTGCCACGTACACGCGTCATCCACATTCACGGACTGGCCGAACGTGACCATAAGTCGCTGGCCAATATGCCCGAAGAAAAGGTCCGTGCGGTGTGGGATGAATTGATCCGTGCAAATTACGAAGGCGTGTTGACACTTGAGATCTTTTCAGAAGAAGATTTTCTTTCTTCGATGGAAATGCTCGAGAGGTTCTCTTAA
- the cobS gene encoding adenosylcobinamide-GDP ribazoletransferase, with amino-acid sequence MRSLRIAFGLMTTLRFKLPDDWSAGDSGRAAVWFPLVGLVVGALTWLTWTGSMLVFPPLVAGIVTLIVWVALTGGLHLDGLGDCCDGLFVSASVERRLEIMKDPRMGAFGVIGVVLILFLKAATLASLSPTSSLGILLAASFARWCILPAGLLPLARPSGMGADFATGFRRSFIWWGAIIPLAIAILLGTRGLIALLAGLLGMAFILWLAKSRIGGVTGDVFGMIVEFVEVILLLVFVSL; translated from the coding sequence ATGCGAAGTCTGCGAATCGCTTTTGGATTGATGACGACTCTGCGCTTCAAGCTCCCCGACGATTGGTCGGCGGGCGATAGCGGACGTGCCGCTGTATGGTTTCCGTTGGTGGGGTTGGTTGTCGGTGCATTGACATGGCTAACATGGACAGGTTCGATGCTGGTATTCCCGCCATTGGTCGCCGGTATTGTTACGCTGATCGTTTGGGTCGCGTTGACGGGCGGATTACACCTCGACGGTTTGGGAGATTGTTGCGACGGCTTGTTCGTCAGCGCATCAGTTGAGCGCAGACTTGAGATCATGAAAGACCCACGCATGGGCGCATTCGGTGTGATCGGAGTGGTGTTGATTTTATTTCTCAAAGCCGCAACGCTTGCTTCACTTTCTCCCACTTCCAGTTTAGGCATTCTGCTCGCAGCAAGTTTTGCACGTTGGTGCATTTTGCCCGCAGGCCTGCTTCCTCTTGCTCGCCCCTCTGGTATGGGTGCGGACTTTGCTACAGGGTTTCGTCGTTCATTCATCTGGTGGGGCGCGATCATTCCACTGGCAATTGCTATTCTGCTCGGAACACGTGGACTCATTGCCTTGCTTGCTGGGTTACTCGGAATGGCTTTCATTTTATGGTTGGCAAAGTCACGTATCGGTGGTGTGACAGGCGACGTGTTCGGCATGATCGTTGAATTTGTTGAAGTGATTTTATTGTTGGTATTTGTAAGTTTGTAA